Part of the Tamandua tetradactyla isolate mTamTet1 chromosome X, mTamTet1.pri, whole genome shotgun sequence genome, TTCACTCTTGTTTTGTGATTCTTTCCTCATTTGATGCTGAGCTCTTTCAGAACTATTATCATGTATGAATCCTTCCTGTGCCCCCAGGGCCTCCCGACAGGTGCTCAGAGATGCATTTTTGTCTGAGTGATGAAGACACATGATACTCACTTAATCAAGTTATAGCCATGCTTATACCTGCAATTTGCTTATTGGAAATACTACATTGTAAGGAGCAGGAAATCTGTCTTCACAAACTTTGGTTCTCTTAGACGAGGGGATGGGGTTTGTGCCATTTACCTCACATTTTGcccatgtgctggtctgaaaatgttacgtaccccagaaaagccatgttcttctaatccattcttgtgggttcaGATCTGTTGTTGGTGGGATTTTTTGATTAGGGTGTTTCCGTAGATATGTGACCCGtctaattcaaggtgggtcttaatcctttcctgaagCCCTTTGTGAGCCCGTtctgagagaagctaagaaagaaaatgctctggggagaagcaagaagacagcagacatcgccatgtgccttcccatgggacagaggaaacctggatgccagctgcctttcctctgacaaGGTACACTTtcgttggtgcctcaatttggacagtttcatgacCTGAGAACTGtagcttgtaaattaataaatacctttgtaaaagccaatccatttctggtatattgcattacagcaacTTTTGCAAACTGTGAACAGTCTAGAAGTGTCCACACTCTGGTAAGTGCTGTTTTGGCTAATTCACTGAAATCTTCTATatacaaaaatggggaaaatccCTCAATAAATGCTTTATGAATGAACACAAAACTGCCAATCtggttgttttagtttataagtgTGGTCTCTCAGCCTTATAGTAGCAGAATCAAGTGTATGAACCCAGTGATGAGTGAAGGTGTGAAGTTCGGGCGAGTTCTTTCGCTCTCCTCGTTTTCCTCCTGTTTCTGGGCTACCCCATtcccactttttattttccttttgctgtgtgccttccttttattcttcctttgtacttcaactatttttctgtttatgtgCCTGTCTTCTCCACCAGAGCGTGATATCACTCATGGCAAGTACCATGTGTCACTGGTCTTCTTTGCGGCATCCCAGATATTTCTTGAAATATGATACATGTCAATACATGTCTGTTGAATTAATGTTATGTAATGACCCTGACATGAGAAGTATCTCTTCTCTTTTGAAGTGAGtgttatagattttatatttgtagaCACCTTACATACTCTCACTGTTCTGTGCCTGACATTGCAGAGGACCAGCTCTGCCATGGTATCTTGATTACCGTGTATGTAACCATACAGGCCATATTGGCAAGGCTTGGCCACAGTCTGACCTGAGTTTTGGCAGAATATCCTGCAGTTCCTCTGGTAGCAAGAGGAGATAAGCAGCCTCACGAGGAGCTGCCATGACTCCCTGTCTTGCTGGAGACTAACACAAGGTCATTTCTCATGCCCATCCCTAGTTTCAGTTGAGCACGTGACATTCTGCCTTCACCCACCCTAGGGTAGAGTTGTAGGTTACAGAACCGCTTCCTACCTTAAGGTACAGCTGGAAAGTGACCTGTGTCCCTCCAATTGAGGGTTTTACCGTGGGACTAACTTTTGCCGTCTCTTTAAGTCATAAACCGAATCCATTTGAGCTCATTGTCTCCTTCGTAGCTGAACCTGTGGAAACCGACCTAACAACTTCTGTGGTGATCCTTATGCCCTGCTGGCCTCTGCACTGCTCCTTAGGGACTGCTTGACCACTTGACAGACTCTTGTATTCAGTTGTGTAGTACCGCATGGCCAGAATATTGACTTCTTTTCCTTGGAATCACACAGAACAAGGAAACCTGTTTCTGCATACAATACGACTGAGGGCAGTATTGCGAAGCCCTCAGTCATTTACAAACCAGCTTTAGAATCGATGCCATGTGACACCAGCTACATTgttatttgtttaattaaattAGTTTCTcgatgaacattttttttttaaaattaactttatatCCCTACTTGAAGTTCAAAACTAGTATCACTTGCTAGAGATGTAATTGCAAaggtaaatgaaatggaaatttatttgaaaatttaaatgaaaaaaagcaatttaaCTAAAGAACCAAATCCATTTGTACTTTAATGCCTACTTCATAcagctcatttattcttcataaaagtcatttaatgtaaatattatagTTTCTATTTTAGACATTGGGAAAAGACCCACCATCACACAGCCAGTATGTGTAAGAGCCTGGCCTGAATAATGGCTTGCCATATCCTACAAGGAGACAGATTGGACCCATGTAATTTTGCCTCAGGAAGTTCCcctaattcttttcctttttcctccaccTGGGAACTTTCAGCCAGCTCCACAGCCTAGGGACTCTTAACACATTATGTGACAAAATGGGATATCCTACAACTTAGTCTCACTTTTTGGATCAGAAGTATTTTTAAACCTCTGTAAGAGGGAGCTATAACTGCTGCTTAACCTCTGCCAGTCCCTAAGCAGGGTGGATCCTGGGTAGGGTTCTTTGTTGTAAAACGATTTGGGGGAAGGGGGGCGGTATATAAGGATGCAAATGGGGCCCAGAGATGTAACTTGTGATTGTTAATAGCAATACGGGTATTGATATATAAGGGGCATAAGGCTGGAATCAGCCAGCTGGAAGGGGTTCCGAAGGAGAACTGGTGACTACCAGGACAACAGAAGACTTTGTAGAGGAAAACAGATTTGTGGCTGCATCCTCTCCACCTCTGAAAACCTGATGAAAGAAGTTTTCGCAAGGATGTTGTGTCAGTTGTCCATGGGGTTTGTGACCTCATTTCTTTACTCTGCCTCCCCCACAAACTTACTGAAATGGGTTAATCTTCTAGTCATATTatttatatctcaacaaaatgttcataacattttaataaaatatttttgtttctctagcAATGATTTCATCTGAGACACCATGTGAAGCCCACGTGCCCAATTTTGGGAAACACTTCAAGGAAGAATGTCAATAATATGTGTAATACTTTAAATCTTCATACAAATATCAGATTCTCATTAAAACACACCATTAGGTCTTCTGTATCCAACACTTACAGAAGCtttattttgagaaaagagtAAGGCCTTTGAACTAGAACTTGAAGCCCCAATCTGCTTCGTGCTTGTAAATTTTGTCAAAACTCTGACTTACCTTCTCTGTGAGTAGTAAGTTAGGTAATGCATGTTAGAATGTAGCACAGAGAAGTGGCAAACAGATCTTACACATCCAATAGGTATCTTCATTGAAGAGCTCAATGAATGGagctatttttataattgtacacaGCTCTAGGGTTAGTCATCCATCAGGACCATTTAGCAAAGAccaacattgttctagtttgctagctgccgaatgcagcacaccagagacggattgacttttaataaaaggggatttattttgttggttcttcagaggaaaggcagctaactttccactgaggttctttcttacgtggaaggcacaagatggtctctgctggtcttctctccaggcccctgggttccgacaactttccctggggtgacttctttctgcatctccaaaggcctgggctgagctgctggtgctgagatgaggaatgctgagctgcttaggctgtgctacattgtgttctctcatttaagcaccagccaattaagtcgaatgtcactcattgcagcagacacgcctcctagctgactgcagatgtaattggcaacagatgaggttcacatactgttggcttaggtccacagcaacaagactaggtatgctcatctggccaagttgacaactgaatccaactaacaCAAGCATTCTCTATGCAAATTAACAGAGCAGTTACATTTAACTTTCTCTTACAGAAACTTgataccaagaaagaaaaaggagcaggTAGCTTTCTCAGTGACAGCATCATTAGAGGCATCTTCCAGGCAAGATGTTTGTCTTACAATGTTTGAAgggatggtgtcatggtcagggacatgtgtcaacttggccaagttgtggtactgtgtggttgggcaagtgctggcatgtctgttgcaatgaggacatttcatagaattagatcatgatcacgtcagctgcgtccacagctgattccatttgtaatcagccaaaggggagtgtcttctgcaatgagtaatacttaatctaatcagggaagccttttaagaaggctttggaagagacaggctctattcctgcttcggctggcgagcctctcctgtggagttcgtccagaccctccatcggagtcgtcggcttcacagcctgccctgcacagtttgtactctgcattcccgtggtcacgtgagacacttttataaattttatatttgcgagtgttccccattgattctgtttctctagagacccctaactaatacagattgtAACCTGGAACTTCGCCTTCTGTTACTGCCGTTTAGGTGGGATCCAATTCTAGAGAGAGAAGCAATCAAGGACCAGCTGGTCATGGGAAAGCCTAGCTCTACATTACTCACAGCACTGTAGAGATTTCAGTTAGAGAATACAAGAAGAGGCTTTAtatcccaattcattttatgaagctggtGTAATCTTGATACCAAAGGCCAACAAAAAgagtacatgaaataaaaatgtatacatgAGGATATATATAGAAGTCCTAAAACAAATATTAGGGAAGAAGATATTCTATGATACAATTTGTTTACTCTGAGAATGCAAGATTGGTCTAAACGTAAAAACTTACTAATGTAATTTACGTTGACACATTAATGAAGTAAAAATACTATGATCATTTCAATAGTGTAGTATGagtgtttgatgaaattcaacataTATTCAAGTTAAGATTCTCAGGAAACTAGGAATTGAATAGACTTCCCTTCTCTGATAAACTggatctgttttttaaaaaagcacagtaAAAATGGTGTAAtgttgaaaattttccatttacaatCAGGTATAAGACAAGATGCCCAGTATCACCAGTTCTAATCAACACTGTACAGAGTGGGTCTGTCCAATTTTGTAACATGAgaaaagcaaaagacaaaataCTTAGAACAGCAGAAACAAAAccctacaatttaaaaatgatatggTCCTGTATGTTGAACATCAAAAAGGATCTACAGAAAAACATTTGGTATTAATAAACAACTTCAGCATGATGCTGGACAGAAAGTTAGTATGGAAACATTATATCTCTATATACTAGCCTAACTAGaatacaaaaatttcaaaaatcaatGCAATTTTCAATAGCACAAAacacctaaaaataaattttacaaaatatgtgCAAGGCTTTTGCAGAGAAAAGTGTCAATCTTTATTTTGAGATTTCcaacatttgcatttctaacataAGAACAGCAGCTTGTATGGTTTCACCTTGTCTTCTCAAATTTAAGGCTGCCCTTCACCTGTAATATAAACATAGTTGGGAACGTTACTTAGGCACACTTTATCAAGATGATACTAAAGATGTACAACGAACACTAGAGCTTTGgtttttataaaatgaacaaaaattatgattttaaagGTGATCCTCTGGCTTTTACTTCCAGTTAAACCTCTGTAAAGCCTTTGGAGGTAGCCTTTCAGGTatgttaaacatttttagaaaacacATAACTCTTTCTGACGGTAAAAGAAATTGCTGAAGTTCAGAAGATGATATCAAGCATATTTATTTCAAGGTGATTTTCAGTAGAAGGCAAAAATTGGGTATACTTTTCGTAACAATCCATCTAAACAAAAACTCTactaaaaaagacatattttaaagtattatttaaatgttttgactTGAAATAACATTCTGGATAGAAGACTGCTAAAGTAATTATGTCAAACTTGAAACTgcttaaatgaagaaaatagaaaagccaggattacatttgttttgtctttatcGTGGAAAAGTGCAATAATGTTTCTTGGGGCTACTTTATCCCTTATATGTTTACTTTAAGTATGGTaaccatttatccatttttgtgttttacttgtgaaattataaattaaattcctTTCACACCCTCAAATGTGTTTGTATAATAAATTACATGGTCACATTAGATTTAAACTATTATTACAATAGATGACAtcaaaatatgaaggaaaaatagtACCTTTATTCAGTCTggcaagaagaaaggaaggaaaaaaaggaggcaacaagggaagaaggaaagaagggagaaaagagaaaatagaaacctggataaaacaattataaagatATATAGATTAACTTTTGCTTCTAAAAGATAAGTGTCTTTGAGAGACAACACTGACAATTTTTCAAAGTCCCTCTATGGTATTTGTAATGTTTAGATGTTCAGTTATTAGTAGGTTATTATGTCAACTAATGTATGTTTTCTAGCATATTAGCCATTTCATCAAGATTATGAAAATGTTAGACTTCAAGAATATATTCCCTTTTAATTATATGATAGGCTCAATATCTATTAGTGTCTTGTTCATATTTATTATTGTGTATACTTGGTCTTTGTTCATTGTCTTCAAGATTACATGAACTCGTGCATCCTCTAGTCATAGAtcccttttaaaaagagaaatctcTTTGAACTAGTTATTAGTTGGgctattttccttttcctaataAGTCATACCTATCTGTTATTAAGTACCCCTTTCCTTTACTCTTATTTTATTCAGTAGctctatgttttcttattttctcttataCTGGATACTCAAaaaagtatctttttcttttttaaagtaaccTACGTATGATCTTGAGATGAGTACATTTTAATGATGGTCAGGATATTCCTGAAAGTAGCCTGaacagtatttttttaatctaaatattgtaatggaatggTTCAGGAATGGTGTGAAAACTTTAGAAGGCTAATTGAAGGCAATTTCTTTCCTAAACTTCACGTGCTTCCTTTACATTCAGAATCTGTGTAATTAATGATCTGGAATTTGGAAAACACCTATGTAAAACAAACTTAGGTTGATGACTCAGGAAGTACTACCGTTATAATCACTGAACTTCAAATGCTATCAATTAATATCTCAAGGCAGAAACTTAAAATAAGcaccttttagtatttttaaagctGTCCCCATTTTTGCTAGAAATAGTTACTCTATATGACTGTGGGGACAGGGGACATCTTTAGAAATTGTATCTCATGCTCACGTTGCGCATCAATGACTCCCATGAACTGTTCCTACTTAGTAAGCCACAGAAACGGTAAATTACACCTctcttgttattttattattcagttaTTCAACCTTCACTTAAGGAAGAAATCAATACGCAATTATTCTTTAAGAGCTAGAAGAATTAAGAAATTGACAGAATCTAAGAATACATATTCAAGCCTCCATACAGAAAACCACTATCAAGCAGGGTGTAAGTTCATTTTATTAGTAGCAATGAAACCCAATTCAGATGCTGTAATTTGATCCAAGCTAGGGTTTGATGGTTTATGATAAACAAATCATGCAAAGCAGATTATATCTGTAGCATATTCAACAGAACcagaaaatgattttaatgtaTCTGTTTTGAACTCAGTATTTCTATAAGAGCAAATATATGTTTAGAAGTTAAGGGATTTGCCCACAGTCACACAAATTATGTTAGAGCTGTGACCAGAACCTTCTTCAGTGCTTCAGCATATATCATACAGACTGATGTTTATTGATGACAACTGTATCATGTAATTGTTAAAAACAgacttttataaaagtatctgaAAATTACTAGCTGTGGTTAAGCACTTATACTTAAAAGTAAGAAAATGCTTTCATAGTTTATAATCCCATATAGGTTTGACCCACTTTATTTCCATATCGGATAGTCTGTAAGTCAGGCATTTGGGGTCTGAACTACCTTTCAAAGAATCCTTACATTTGTACTCTGTTATTAAAGCAGCAGTAATATTTCCTCTATATTATTCGTGATATAATATTGTGGAAAACAGAGACCAACTCATTTGCACTCTTAATGGATACCATACCTGGTTCCGGCATTTTAACAGGTTCCAGATATGTTACAATATCTCCCTCGATGTCTGGACCGTCTCCACCTTCACCCCAAGTCTCTGGTTGAGTCAGTTCCTGGAGTTCATCTTCCAGGtcacactcttaaaaaacaagGTTGTCAATTTAAACAGCAAAACATGAAACACAAATATTTGTTCAGTCCCTCAGTGCTATGAAATACAAGCCCACGGGCTAGTGTGGTAAGAGATGCGATtcattaaaatcccaaaaacattTTAGGAGTCTGTTGCTTAAAAAAAGGGAGAGCAAGATGTTTCAAATTTTACTCTTCTCCTGTCTCAAGACTGCCCCCAGACAACTCAGATGCCCCTTTTGTATTTATCAAATTCAAACAGTGGTTTATTTGAATCTCTTACTAGAATGTGAGCTAAAGGCAGAAATAAcctcttattattatttatacCCCTAGATCTTAGCATATTACATGGCATGAGCAAGCACCAGTAAGTGTTGAGTGATAAAAAGtctttataaaaatacatttaaaaagccacaTTGATCAAGCTTTCACAAAACAAGGACCATCTGATTTTGAAAAAACATCAGTGTcaggcaagaaaataaaacactgaagGTCCAGAGTAGAGGAGACTAAATAGACATGTTATCTAAAGGCATCTATCTATCTTTGTAAAGATATATGTCTATTCATGTATGAAGACAATAACTGGGACAACTGGGTATATttgaaaacaaactttaaatTAAATGGTTTCACTTTCTCATTCTAATTTTCCTGAATTTGATAATTATATAGTGGttaatcaaagaaatattttttccttgtttttaggGTACAAACACACCTAAGGTAAAGGGTCATAATATCTAAAACTTAATCTAAATGATtcagtattaaaaataataaatacaatattgataaatttgtatataaacatatatgatacatatttttATCTGTCTATCTCTCTGAACGCACACTCTCATGCAGGCCCAGGTACAGCAAGGCAGGaggggggaagagaaaggaaggccGACAGGGGATATGAAACCAACTGGTAAAAAAGCGATTAACAAATGATGAATCTAGGTTAAACAGTACATGAGAGTTAATGGTACTATTGTTGTAACTTTTCAGTAAAGTTCAgttttttcaaaacaaaagtaaatgtaaaaaaacaTGTAAGTTAGATTGTGGTTCAGGAAGACAAGTGTTATTTTCACAATCATTAAAAGTAGGAATggaattcatatatttattttcctgtatTATGAAACATTCACTCTAAATAATCTAAAGGTAAACCACAATAcatccacattttctttttttataatttatcctACTGTGTTAAGAACAGTGAGAAATCAGCCAATAAGAAATCTGGAATTTACACCAGGGATAGGATTTTAATTAGCTTTAAAGTGTAATTTTCTATAAAAGTAGCTGAATAGATTTGCTGACCTATGACAAATCTTATAGTGACGACCTATCTTCTACTGGGGTAACCAGAAACTTATTTGATTAAAATTTATGTGTAACTTACCATCAATGAATCTCACATTGAATGAAATACCAAAGTAACAAcggaatttttcttcttctttgcgtgggcaggaaccgggaaaccaacccgggtctctggcatggtaggcaagtaCTCTGCCTGGGAGCCAACGTGGCCCGCCCCAAAAGACTTTTTGTGAGTAAAAGCAAAATTGCTATCTGATAGTGAGAAGAAAAGTGGGGGTGGAAATAAATCAATGGGCACTGCTGCAGTGAAATCTTCTAAACCCGTTAATACCGAATCACTAAAGTAATCCATAACCTGAGctatgaaaatgttttgtttaaaaacacCAGGACTGGAAAGAACTTTCTGTTTCATGATAATTCTATGttaattttcccatttctctAACCATAAAGGGATGTAAGCATTTTTAAGAAGCCACTTAAAAAAGTCATACTAAACCTGCTACCTATATGCTAGTATCCCGGATTATCAAGCTTTTAACCAAATTCACCATCTAAAAATTATCAATCAAAGGAAATGGTGGTTACCATTAATTGAGTTCATTTCTGGAGCCTCTAACATGTTACACTGAATCAGACTTATTCCTGTGCCACTACTGAGCTACATTACTGCACAGACATTTGAGTATTaagcattttaagaaaattattcattttttcttacagTCACATGTAGCAAGAAGAGCTCAAAGACTGGAATGAAATACAAATTCTGTCTCCAGTGCTCTTTGTGAAGACAGAAtccctgagcctcagtcttctcatttataaaatggggttgACATGCCTATGCAACCAGGCTTTACTAAAGGTTTTATAATATGTTGATTTGACACCCTACATATATTAGTATGAGTAAGAGTTGCTTAAGCTTTGGATACAATAACTAATAGGGCCATACACATTCAAGGATGCCAAATCTGACTAGGGGAATGATATACCATTTTATGACTAAAATTAAACACAGCTTCCTTGGATTTGCTAATATAGAGGTCTGGCAAGTTTTCAGGAACATGAACCAGGTCTGGAACAAAAGGAGAAATTCATTACCGCAAGTAACTTCACGAAACTGCAAACTATACTTTCTTCACATTCACAGCCCATTTCCAGGCAATGTTAGAGATCCCTACCCAATGATTTCTTGCCCCTTACTGGTATGTTATAATGCATGAtgtacacacacacccctcccccgATAGGCATTCTTCTTCCCCCTCACATCACCTTGGGATGCATCGACTCTTTCATCTTCTACTTCCTGACCAGGAGGAATATCCTGGCTTTGGGCTGGTGGCTCATCATGCTCAGGTTGTTCATCATCGGGTTGATCGGCCTAGGGGGTGTGTGTACAAATAACAAGTTTCGTCATTAATACATATCCATAATATGCACACATATAACACATGTATATATTCAACCAACATATGTATTCAATCACAAATAAGTCTCAAGACATTTTTCCAACATGATTCCATATATTCATTCTTAAAAAGTGACTCTCTCCACAGAGAGGCTATGTCAAGCATTTGGAAGCTATTTTAATATACGCTGGGATGGACGTGTGCATCTGTTTTTAATAAGCATGACCAGGAAGTCATAGGACGTCTTTATGGGGAGCATACAGCATCACCATCCAGACAATAAGATGGAACCATCTTGCATCATGTTTCTATCATGAGCTTCAATAACCACCTGTTCTCAGCATGAAAGACCTTTATACGAGTATGTTTATTTAACACCATCCTCCCCCAAATAAAGGTTTTGCTAGTAGAAATGTTAAAACACTCACAACTTCAACTTCAGTTGGCTGCTCAAATTCTTGACCATCCCACTTTTCTTCAGATTGGGGGATGGATACGGATTGTCCACTCATCTTTCCAACTCTAAGTAGCAAACTGTGATTTGGAAAACACACTTCAGGGGATAggtctgtatcttttaaaaccCCCAAACATTTCCCAGTGTCATGATAAGCACGCATACTTTGCGGTCACACCAAATACGGCACGTGTCCCTGTCGTGACCAAGCCGGCAGAGCAATCACCCTAAAGCACATGGTAATAGGCACAGGCCTTTGCACGAGAGAAATCCATTGGTTTCAGAAATGGATTTCCCATGATGAAGACATTTAGTAAAATACCACCCGAGAATAGAAACTTAAGTGTAATATTACCAATTCTGGCATATGCCCAATGACTAGGCTCTTCCCCCCTTTGTCACTCTTCTATCCCCTCAGGAGTCATTTGGATCGGAACACACGGCCGCACGTCCTCGCTTACATATGGACTCGGGCTGTCTCCGCGCTACGCTGGCAGCACTGGGCAGCCGAGATGAACCGCGGCCGTTTCCTCACGAGGCAGCACGGCCTGCACAGTCCACACCTCAGGGACGGGACGCGGTGCCGACTCACGGCCTTCCCGCTCTTTCTCGACtgccgcccccgccccctcctcAGGGACCCAGTGTGGACGCCAGAAGCTCGCCCCTGCGGCAGTTGCAGGTGCCTCGCGGCTCAGAAAACTCAAACAGCGTCCCCAAGATCCGCCCCGCTTCCACTAACCCCCTCCAGCCTGCGGCCCTCATCCCAGGCTCCGGGCCCCACCACGACGCCAACGGTCATGGCGGCCGCGCCACTCGCGAGGAGACACACGACGACCGTCGACGACCTTCCTCCTCCGAGGCCAAATGATCGCGCCGCCGGGACCCGCCCCAACCCCGCTGGCTGCCCCTCGCTCTCGTTCCCGCTTCAACTCGTGGAGGACCGCCGTGGACACCTACCCGCTAACTCTCAAGCCGGGAGAAGAAAGCAGGACGGTAGCTATCCTAGCTCCGACCACACCGCTCTGCGCTGGGATAACGGGCCAAGCTCGGCAAAGAGCATGCGCACTGAGCCCGCGCGCGTCACTGGGCGATCGTTTCCCGCCACTGCGGATCCGGATGTGGCGTCTCCTGAGGCCTGACAGGGACTGGCCGGGCTTGTCTCTTGTCACCGCACAACCCAGCTGCTGGTGGCGGGAACGTTGGGGTCGGAGGAGAAGATGCCTCTCAGAAAGCCCTGACCTGCTGggacagaaattttttaaaaatatttttattgacaaacaacACACAACACAAACTTTCTTAACGTACCaacgttccatacatggtgtacaatcaatggctcccaatatcacacagtagtatattcatcaccatgataatttttgagaacatttgcaccactccagaaaaataaataaaaagaggaaaaaatgcttACCTATCATATGTcgttactcctccctctcattgactgctagtatttccatctacccaatatattttaacctttagaagtataaatttttaactaaatgaatcATTTTGTTAAAAGAtgattcatctctggtgtgttgcatcctggcagctttagcaaacttaaaTACCACCAAACTTTTTCATCGCAGTTCCACCATTTATAGTCCCATTAACAGTGTCGGAAGCTTCATAGTTCTCCACATCTTCATTAACACTtgtaaatttgcattaaaaaaaatagccacCTAGTGGATGCTGGAGTGGTATgtcattgatttgcttttccctgaaagctaatgatgctgagcatcttttcacatccatattggccatttgtgtaccATCTATGgaaagatgtctgttcaagtcctttgcccatgttttaattatctagtttttcttttgattgttgagttgtaggagttctttatatatcttggACATTAAATTCTTATTAGACATACGATTTCAAATGCTTCTTTCATTCTGAATgttgtctttttgctttgttGATAATGCCCTTTAGTACACAgaagtttaaattttgatgaagtcccatttttctttcgttgctcacACTTTTGATGTCATGTCTAAGATTCCATTGTATAATAATAGGTTCTGAAGTGTtttcctcaaaggattttattgtATTGCCTCTTATATTTACAccattgatccatttttagtttatttttatatatcatgaGATGTATgtggtttgccaagccccaatcaaaatcattcctgctaacccttATAAACACCTAGGGCTTTCAGTGAGATTCAACAAGGCTCCATGTACTA contains:
- the LOC143670427 gene encoding P antigen family member 3-like, producing MSGQSVSIPQSEEKWDGQEFEQPTEVEVADQPDDEQPEHDEPPAQSQDIPPGQEVEDERVDASQECDLEDELQELTQPETWGEGGDGPDIEGDIVTYLEPVKMPEPGEGQP